Proteins encoded by one window of Chryseobacterium sp. POL2:
- a CDS encoding helix-turn-helix domain-containing protein, with translation MNFDGIKVFSQENLLEHLVVGHPYYPTKPAFFMLKKGNLKLKEQINIHNLSEFSIVLLDTASVYEIIEYSKDIEIQIVVYEREFIEKLNLRFNRLNAFRAIKLELRKSYQSTENEFMALWNNVLNIQYYLSNSEKQEYGMEVLESFFTAFIYQLANIVSYQRKISKQKMSRSQETALSFIRLVSIHFKQERSVEFYANKLMLSSRHLTVVLKEIFGKSAIQIINEFILNEAKAQLSSTSKPINEIASQLQFSDQYSFSHFFKKHENLSPKEYRNQF, from the coding sequence GTGAATTTTGATGGTATAAAAGTTTTCAGTCAGGAAAACCTTTTGGAACATTTGGTCGTTGGACATCCGTATTATCCAACCAAACCTGCGTTTTTCATGCTTAAAAAAGGAAATTTAAAGCTGAAAGAACAAATTAACATTCACAATCTTTCCGAATTCAGCATTGTTTTATTGGACACGGCTTCCGTTTATGAAATCATTGAATACAGCAAGGATATAGAAATCCAAATTGTTGTCTACGAAAGGGAATTCATTGAAAAACTAAACCTTAGATTCAATCGATTAAACGCTTTTAGAGCCATAAAACTGGAACTAAGAAAAAGTTATCAATCGACAGAAAACGAATTCATGGCGCTTTGGAACAATGTTTTGAACATCCAGTATTATCTTTCCAACAGCGAAAAACAAGAATACGGAATGGAAGTTTTGGAATCTTTTTTCACTGCTTTCATTTATCAATTGGCCAATATTGTCTCTTATCAAAGGAAAATTTCCAAGCAAAAAATGTCACGCTCTCAGGAAACGGCTCTCAGTTTCATTCGATTGGTTAGTATTCATTTTAAACAGGAACGTTCAGTGGAATTTTACGCCAACAAATTAATGTTATCAAGCCGACATTTGACGGTAGTTTTAAAAGAAATATTTGGAAAAAGTGCGATCCAGATTATTAATGAATTCATTTTAAACGAAGCCAAAGCGCAACTTTCATCAACATCCAAACCTATTAATGAAATCGCAAGTCAATTACAATTTAGCGATCAATATTCATTTTCTCATTTCTTTAAAAAACATGAAAACTTGAGTCCCAAAGAATACCGAAATCAATTCTAA
- a CDS encoding MFS transporter, giving the protein MYNQGIFNNWVPKPVQLLLIILFAGILMPMSGIYTGNLTFMMSDTGTMTEYYMMANFASSIGMGAIMPIAVRLKLRFKIRDKVTFILVLLALLLFVNGTTDNPWIIIINCLLIGFLKMAVIMEFMLPLMMITPSRGAFYSILYGFVLTLSQLVNYYVVEYSILYNWEYFFILTAIICLILALISWIFMHDKRFALKMPMYYIDWMSMLMFIATFTMLSYVLSFGKQQDWFNSSYIIWNSIGFLVTFILLIVRQSFLKRPFLSFNIFKKNNVVHGLFMLFCLGIYMALGSMQTSFAIGVLQYDQLTNAKLNLLMIPGLIVGAIVAIVWFKHTINLRMFVFSGFGAMLMFTIILYFSMVPEMNFERWYLPMFLKGYGMCSLFIAVWYYTMDKLEVNDLLPAFGFVLCWRSFITIGFFSALFSWIQYQFQIQAIGDLAVHWDSLQVSQQAVMTQLKPMQLNAMLVANKKLLGYIIYAGFLIQIYVYFHRFGKTKYTQIRMIRVLKGKAFIAKRRRREQIALSQTLNPIKDAGGINPL; this is encoded by the coding sequence ATGTACAATCAAGGTATATTTAATAATTGGGTTCCCAAACCTGTTCAGCTTTTGCTCATTATACTTTTTGCGGGTATTTTGATGCCAATGAGTGGGATTTATACGGGAAACCTGACCTTCATGATGAGTGATACCGGAACGATGACGGAATATTATATGATGGCAAATTTTGCTTCATCTATTGGGATGGGAGCCATTATGCCTATTGCCGTTCGTTTAAAATTACGTTTTAAAATTCGGGATAAAGTAACTTTTATTCTGGTTTTACTGGCGTTGCTCTTATTCGTGAACGGAACAACAGACAATCCGTGGATTATCATCATCAATTGTTTGTTGATTGGTTTTCTGAAAATGGCTGTGATAATGGAATTTATGCTTCCATTAATGATGATAACACCGAGTAGAGGCGCGTTTTATTCCATTCTTTATGGTTTTGTTTTAACCTTATCACAATTGGTGAATTATTACGTGGTTGAATATTCTATTCTATACAACTGGGAATATTTCTTCATTTTAACCGCGATTATTTGTTTGATTTTGGCTTTAATAAGTTGGATTTTCATGCACGATAAAAGATTTGCGCTGAAAATGCCGATGTATTATATCGATTGGATGAGTATGCTGATGTTCATCGCGACATTTACCATGCTCTCTTATGTTTTATCTTTCGGGAAACAGCAGGATTGGTTTAATTCGTCTTATATCATTTGGAATAGCATTGGATTTTTGGTGACTTTTATTTTGTTAATTGTTCGTCAATCTTTTTTGAAACGTCCGTTTTTGTCCTTCAATATTTTTAAAAAGAATAACGTCGTTCATGGCTTGTTCATGCTGTTTTGTTTAGGGATTTATATGGCGCTAGGATCTATGCAAACCAGTTTTGCCATAGGGGTTTTACAATACGACCAATTGACAAATGCTAAACTGAATTTATTAATGATTCCAGGTTTAATTGTTGGTGCCATTGTCGCCATTGTTTGGTTTAAACATACTATTAATTTAAGAATGTTCGTTTTTTCGGGCTTTGGAGCGATGTTGATGTTTACCATTATCCTATATTTTTCCATGGTTCCCGAAATGAATTTTGAACGTTGGTATCTTCCGATGTTTTTGAAGGGCTATGGCATGTGTTCTTTATTTATCGCGGTTTGGTACTACACCATGGATAAATTGGAGGTGAACGATCTTTTGCCCGCTTTCGGATTTGTGTTGTGTTGGAGATCCTTTATAACGATAGGTTTCTTTTCTGCGTTGTTTTCTTGGATTCAATATCAGTTTCAAATTCAAGCCATTGGAGATTTAGCGGTACATTGGGACAGTTTGCAAGTTAGCCAACAAGCGGTAATGACGCAGTTAAAACCAATGCAACTGAACGCAATGTTAGTTGCCAATAAAAAGCTTTTAGGTTATATTATTTATGCTGGATTTTTGATTCAGATTTACGTTTATTTTCATCGATTTGGAAAAACAAAATACACTCAAATTCGTATGATTCGTGTATTGAAAGGAAAAGCCTTCATCGCAAAACGCAGACGCAGAGAACAAATTGCACTTAGTCAAACGCTAAATCCTATAAAAGATGCTGGCGGAATTAATCCGCTATAA
- a CDS encoding HlyD family secretion protein yields the protein MENKDIPQENTTQQTAQPAEPKTQHVAKPTTAEKVKQNKKNKTKSTITNYVVLAIIGFGIYWLVTQYFHIGDKNYTEAAQVEEFINPINTRVSGYIKEIKFNEHQAVKKGDTLLVLDDREILTQLGQAEAAYQNALAQKNATGNSVNTVSNSVNVMESNIAGAKARLWNAEQNLNRYKNLLAAEAVTKQQYDAVKTEYDATKASYETLINQKQSAQLSTQEVKSKIGINDAEIKRTKAALDMAKLNLSYTVITAPYDGVMGRRTISEGQLIQPGQQIGTIVLNGQKWVTANFLEKQMPNIQLGSKINMTADALGGQSFEGVVTAISAATGSKYSAVPTDNSTGNFVKVQQRIPVRIEFTEKNDSKKVEQLRAGMNMVLKLEK from the coding sequence ATGGAAAACAAGGATATACCACAAGAAAATACTACACAACAAACCGCACAACCTGCCGAACCAAAAACGCAGCATGTTGCAAAACCAACGACTGCCGAAAAGGTAAAACAAAATAAGAAAAATAAAACCAAATCTACCATTACCAACTATGTTGTATTGGCGATTATTGGCTTCGGGATTTATTGGCTGGTGACGCAATATTTCCACATTGGTGATAAAAATTACACCGAAGCTGCACAAGTTGAGGAATTCATTAATCCCATTAACACAAGGGTTTCCGGATATATTAAAGAGATAAAATTTAATGAACATCAAGCCGTGAAAAAAGGCGACACGCTTTTGGTTTTGGATGATCGCGAAATTTTAACACAATTGGGTCAAGCCGAAGCGGCTTATCAAAATGCTTTAGCTCAGAAAAACGCGACAGGAAACTCTGTAAATACCGTTTCGAACAGCGTCAATGTAATGGAATCGAATATTGCAGGAGCCAAAGCAAGATTGTGGAATGCAGAACAAAATTTAAACCGATATAAAAATTTGTTGGCTGCGGAAGCGGTTACCAAACAACAATACGATGCGGTAAAAACCGAATATGATGCTACAAAAGCGTCTTACGAAACATTAATTAATCAGAAACAATCAGCGCAACTTTCTACTCAGGAAGTGAAATCTAAAATCGGAATTAACGATGCCGAAATTAAAAGAACAAAAGCCGCTTTGGACATGGCAAAACTCAATTTGTCTTACACCGTAATTACCGCTCCTTACGATGGGGTGATGGGAAGAAGAACGATTTCTGAAGGACAATTGATACAACCTGGACAACAAATTGGAACTATTGTTTTGAACGGTCAAAAATGGGTTACTGCTAACTTTTTAGAAAAGCAAATGCCGAATATTCAATTGGGAAGCAAAATCAACATGACCGCCGACGCTTTGGGTGGACAATCCTTTGAAGGCGTGGTTACTGCCATTTCTGCGGCGACAGGTTCTAAATATTCTGCCGTTCCTACGGATAATTCTACGGGGAATTTTGTGAAAGTTCAGCAACGTATTCCTGTAAGAATTGAATTTACTGAGAAAAACGATTCTAAAAAAGTTGAGCAACTGAGAGCCGGAATGAACATGGTTTTGAAACTTGAAAAGTAA
- the metG gene encoding methionine--tRNA ligase — protein sequence MSNKKLITAALPYANGPVHIGHLAGVYIPADVYARFERRLGKDVAFICGSDEHGIPITIRAKKEGVTPQDVVDKYHEIIKKSFSDLGISFDEYSRTTDKKHYEVSQDFFKTLYDNGKFTEEVSEQYFDEQAGEFLADRYIVGTCPNCGNDNAYGDQCEKCGSTLSPSELINPKSMLSGNIPVLKETKNWYLPLNDYEDFLNEWIIEGHKDDWKPNVYGQVKSWLNDGLKPRAMTRDLNWGVPVPLPDADGKVLYVWFDAPIGYISFTQQWAEKNGKDWKEYWQGNDSDLIHFIGKDNIVFHCIIFPAMMKAHGNYNMPKNVPAFEFLNLENDKISTSRNWAVWANEYVEDFPGQQDVLRYALLSSAPETKDNNFTWKDFQTKNNSELVGIFGNFINRVAVLIHKYYNGVVPQGDINAPELAEVSKSAKEIHEFLEKFEFRNALTALMNLARFGNQYLQTEEPWKTIKDSPEKAAHSLFVSAQIAVGLAQLCEPFMPFSSEKLLKMFNVQKMNWMDIENTPILIETGHQMNEASLLFSKIEDDVIDAQIQKLEQTKQNNAKTNPNANPMKEEITFDDFTKIDLRTATILEAEKVEKADKLLKLKVDTGVDVRTVVSGIAESFTPEEVIGKQVMILLNLAPRKIRGIESQGMLLLTTKEDGKLSFVTPDSPVQNGIEIG from the coding sequence ATGTCAAATAAAAAACTGATTACGGCGGCGTTGCCTTACGCAAACGGACCGGTTCATATAGGCCATTTGGCGGGAGTTTATATTCCTGCGGATGTGTACGCAAGATTCGAGAGAAGATTAGGAAAAGACGTGGCTTTTATTTGTGGTTCGGATGAACACGGAATTCCCATTACGATTCGTGCAAAAAAAGAAGGGGTTACGCCTCAAGATGTGGTGGATAAATACCATGAAATCATTAAAAAATCGTTCTCAGATTTAGGAATTTCTTTCGATGAATATTCCAGAACTACCGATAAAAAACATTACGAAGTAAGTCAGGATTTCTTCAAAACTTTATACGACAACGGAAAGTTTACGGAAGAGGTTTCTGAGCAGTATTTTGATGAACAAGCAGGTGAGTTTTTAGCCGATCGTTACATCGTTGGAACTTGTCCAAATTGTGGCAACGACAATGCTTACGGAGATCAATGCGAGAAATGTGGCTCTACACTTTCGCCTTCGGAATTGATTAATCCAAAATCGATGTTGAGTGGAAATATTCCTGTTTTAAAAGAAACCAAAAACTGGTATTTGCCTTTAAATGACTATGAAGATTTCTTAAATGAATGGATTATTGAAGGTCATAAAGACGATTGGAAACCCAATGTTTACGGACAAGTAAAATCTTGGTTGAATGATGGTTTAAAACCTCGTGCGATGACCAGAGATTTGAATTGGGGCGTTCCAGTTCCTCTTCCAGATGCCGATGGAAAGGTGCTTTATGTTTGGTTTGATGCGCCAATTGGTTATATTTCTTTCACACAACAATGGGCTGAGAAAAATGGTAAAGATTGGAAAGAATATTGGCAAGGAAACGATTCGGATTTAATTCATTTTATTGGAAAGGATAATATTGTATTCCACTGCATTATTTTCCCTGCAATGATGAAGGCTCACGGGAATTACAATATGCCGAAAAATGTTCCCGCTTTTGAGTTTTTGAACCTTGAAAACGATAAAATTTCAACTTCAAGAAACTGGGCGGTTTGGGCGAATGAATATGTGGAAGATTTCCCTGGTCAGCAAGATGTTTTGCGTTATGCATTGCTTTCTTCAGCGCCAGAAACTAAAGATAATAACTTCACTTGGAAGGATTTTCAAACCAAAAATAACTCAGAATTGGTGGGGATTTTCGGAAACTTTATCAATAGAGTTGCGGTTCTCATTCATAAATATTACAACGGAGTTGTTCCGCAAGGTGATATCAACGCTCCTGAATTAGCGGAAGTTTCTAAATCCGCAAAAGAAATTCATGAGTTTTTAGAGAAGTTTGAATTTAGAAATGCTTTAACAGCTTTAATGAATTTAGCTCGTTTCGGAAACCAATATCTTCAAACCGAAGAACCTTGGAAAACGATTAAAGATTCTCCTGAAAAAGCGGCTCATTCTTTATTTGTTAGTGCCCAAATTGCAGTTGGTTTAGCACAGTTGTGCGAGCCCTTTATGCCTTTCAGTTCAGAAAAATTATTGAAGATGTTCAATGTTCAAAAAATGAATTGGATGGATATTGAAAACACACCCATTTTAATTGAAACGGGTCACCAAATGAATGAAGCATCGCTACTTTTCTCAAAAATTGAAGATGATGTTATTGATGCTCAAATTCAAAAATTGGAACAAACAAAACAAAATAACGCAAAAACAAATCCTAACGCTAATCCCATGAAAGAAGAAATCACTTTTGACGATTTTACAAAAATAGATCTTAGAACTGCAACCATTTTAGAAGCTGAAAAAGTGGAAAAAGCAGACAAACTTTTAAAACTAAAAGTAGATACTGGCGTTGATGTAAGAACGGTTGTTTCGGGGATTGCGGAGAGTTTCACTCCTGAAGAAGTAATTGGAAAACAAGTGATGATTTTACTGAATTTGGCTCCAAGAAAAATCCGTGGCATCGAATCGCAAGGTATGTTGTTGTTGACGACTAAGGAAGATGGAAAATTGTCTTTTGTGACGCCAGATAGTCCCGTACAAAACGGTATTGAGATTGGGTAA
- a CDS encoding TolC family protein yields the protein MKQQIKVLGLLFVGFSSLFRAQSVEMSVQQVADMAVKNHQQLKISEKNISISQQQTEVAKLQKLPSITASTSQFFLGDALIIDKDFSNSTKVSMPHYGSTYSVQAQQLIFKGGLVNKSIEASTLREQLAELDLAKDQQNVKFLVTSNYLDIYRLINQTEVYKNNKKLAQERLKNIQKFYNQGMLTRNEVIRAELAIKNLDQGILVLENNRKILNYQLNVALGLPTDTELVPVEDIEAKQEYLDIASFKKLALENNPLLKSAQTNIQLADKNIEIINTDKMPTIGAFGGYNMQRPITTRTPAMDMYTNSWQAGVSLSYNIDNLYKTKEKVKLGEMQKEMANEALTLTEQNIDIAVNAAFIKHQEAIQQAEILNEAKKLAEENYKITEAKYLNQLVVQAEMTDAQNQKLQSELDYANAEINILYQYYNLLKTTGTL from the coding sequence ATGAAACAACAAATAAAAGTGTTGGGATTGCTTTTCGTAGGCTTTTCATCGCTTTTTCGTGCGCAAAGCGTAGAAATGTCTGTTCAGCAAGTTGCAGATATGGCGGTAAAAAACCATCAGCAGCTTAAGATTTCAGAAAAGAATATTTCTATTTCTCAACAACAAACGGAAGTGGCAAAATTGCAGAAACTTCCTTCTATCACGGCATCTACAAGTCAGTTCTTTTTAGGAGATGCATTAATTATCGATAAAGATTTTTCCAATTCTACAAAAGTGAGCATGCCACATTACGGAAGCACGTATTCTGTACAGGCGCAGCAACTCATTTTTAAAGGCGGATTGGTGAATAAATCTATTGAAGCATCCACTTTAAGAGAGCAATTGGCGGAATTGGATCTAGCAAAAGATCAGCAAAATGTAAAATTTCTGGTGACTTCTAATTATCTGGACATTTACAGATTGATTAATCAAACCGAAGTTTACAAAAACAACAAAAAACTCGCTCAGGAACGATTAAAAAACATTCAAAAATTTTATAATCAAGGAATGCTGACTCGTAACGAAGTAATTCGTGCGGAATTGGCGATTAAAAATTTGGATCAAGGGATTTTAGTTTTAGAAAACAATCGTAAAATTTTAAACTATCAATTGAATGTCGCTTTGGGCTTGCCAACCGATACAGAGCTTGTTCCCGTTGAAGATATCGAAGCAAAACAGGAATATTTAGACATTGCTTCCTTCAAAAAATTGGCGTTGGAAAACAATCCACTTTTAAAATCTGCGCAAACCAATATTCAATTGGCGGACAAAAATATTGAAATCATTAATACCGATAAAATGCCTACCATTGGTGCTTTTGGAGGTTACAATATGCAAAGACCTATTACCACGAGAACACCCGCGATGGATATGTACACCAATTCTTGGCAAGCTGGGGTTTCTTTGAGTTATAATATTGATAATCTGTACAAAACCAAAGAAAAAGTAAAACTGGGCGAGATGCAAAAGGAAATGGCCAATGAAGCTTTAACACTTACCGAACAAAATATCGACATCGCCGTAAATGCTGCATTTATCAAACATCAAGAAGCCATACAACAAGCTGAAATTCTGAACGAAGCTAAAAAATTAGCCGAAGAAAACTACAAAATTACAGAAGCTAAATACCTCAATCAGTTGGTTGTACAAGCTGAAATGACGGATGCTCAGAACCAAAAATTACAATCCGAATTGGATTATGCCAATGCAGAAATCAATATTCTGTATCAATATTACAACTTATTAAAAACTACAGGAACGCTATAA
- a CDS encoding DUF962 domain-containing protein: MRKIDQLFNEYGESHQNGTNKLIHWICVPLIFWTILGFISLIPAPHFCLAYFGCISVASIIAVIFVTIFYFRLSWVIAIIMLVVMLLMEHLAYAVNIHVSSPWLVYLIVFVVTWILQFVGHKIEGKKPSFLKDLQFLLVGPAWLLSFILRELNIKY; the protein is encoded by the coding sequence ATGCGAAAGATTGACCAACTATTCAACGAATACGGTGAAAGCCACCAAAACGGAACCAATAAATTAATTCATTGGATTTGTGTTCCGCTTATATTTTGGACTATTTTAGGTTTTATTTCGCTGATTCCGGCACCACATTTTTGTTTGGCCTACTTCGGTTGTATTTCGGTTGCGAGTATTATTGCTGTTATTTTTGTAACCATTTTCTATTTCCGCTTATCTTGGGTGATCGCCATTATCATGCTTGTTGTCATGCTGCTGATGGAACATTTAGCCTATGCGGTAAATATTCATGTTAGTTCTCCTTGGTTGGTTTATCTAATTGTTTTTGTAGTCACATGGATTCTACAATTTGTAGGTCACAAAATTGAAGGTAAAAAACCGAGTTTCCTGAAAGATCTTCAGTTTTTGTTAGTTGGACCAGCGTGGTTGCTGAGTTTTATTCTGAGAGAATTGAATATCAAATATTGA
- the purD gene encoding phosphoribosylamine--glycine ligase, whose amino-acid sequence MRVLIVGNGGRESAIAQKLSEDQRITKMYFSHGNATTEQLGENIYEKDIQELKDFAIKQRIDMTIVGPEAPLVEGLVDEFKKSDLAVFGPTKKAASLEGSKAYSKKFMQTYNIKTARAKVFDAFTEAVEYVKDEKFPLVIKASGLAGGKGVVICENLEEAEATLRDFMIKRIFGDAGIKVVVEEHLKGFEASIIAFSNGDKLFPCISAKDYKKVGNGDKGANTGGMGSVAPSPEYTAEHQADFEKNILHPTIEGLKKEGLSFKGFIFFGLMVTKNGTYLLEYNMRLGDPETQVLLPLLENNLLDVIEDCYNGKEINLKFKNKKAVCLVMCSGGYPKNFETGFEISGTEKVKHSQVLFAGARQQGDKIISDGGRVLNIVATGDTYEEARKKVYEDAVPVDFDYGFYRDDIGKF is encoded by the coding sequence ATGAGAGTACTTATCGTTGGCAACGGAGGTCGAGAATCTGCAATCGCTCAAAAACTTAGTGAGGATCAACGCATTACCAAAATGTATTTTTCACATGGGAATGCGACAACTGAGCAATTAGGCGAAAATATTTACGAAAAAGACATTCAAGAACTTAAAGATTTTGCCATTAAGCAAAGAATAGATATGACCATTGTAGGACCAGAAGCCCCTTTGGTAGAAGGTCTAGTTGACGAGTTCAAAAAGTCGGATTTAGCGGTTTTCGGACCAACAAAAAAAGCGGCTTCTTTGGAAGGCTCAAAAGCCTATTCTAAAAAATTCATGCAAACTTATAATATCAAAACTGCAAGAGCAAAAGTTTTTGATGCTTTTACGGAAGCTGTAGAATATGTAAAAGATGAGAAGTTTCCATTGGTGATTAAAGCAAGCGGATTGGCTGGTGGAAAAGGCGTTGTAATTTGCGAAAATCTAGAAGAAGCAGAAGCAACTTTACGCGATTTCATGATCAAAAGAATCTTCGGCGACGCTGGTATAAAAGTAGTTGTAGAAGAACACCTTAAAGGTTTCGAAGCTTCAATCATTGCTTTTTCAAATGGCGACAAATTATTCCCTTGTATCTCTGCTAAAGATTATAAAAAAGTAGGAAATGGCGACAAAGGCGCTAACACTGGCGGAATGGGATCTGTTGCACCAAGCCCAGAATACACCGCAGAACATCAAGCAGATTTTGAAAAAAATATTTTACATCCAACCATCGAAGGACTCAAAAAAGAAGGTCTTAGCTTCAAAGGATTTATCTTCTTCGGGTTGATGGTTACCAAAAACGGAACTTATCTTTTAGAATACAATATGCGTCTGGGGGATCCAGAAACGCAAGTATTATTACCATTGTTAGAAAACAATCTATTAGACGTCATCGAAGATTGCTACAACGGAAAAGAAATTAACCTTAAGTTTAAAAATAAAAAAGCCGTTTGTCTGGTAATGTGCTCAGGCGGTTATCCGAAGAATTTCGAAACAGGTTTTGAAATTAGCGGAACAGAAAAGGTGAAACACAGTCAAGTTTTGTTCGCAGGAGCAAGACAACAAGGCGACAAGATTATCTCAGACGGTGGACGCGTTCTTAACATCGTGGCAACCGGCGACACCTACGAAGAAGCACGAAAGAAAGTGTACGAAGATGCCGTTCCGGTAGATTTCGATTACGGATTCTACAGAGATGATATCGGAAAATTCTAA
- a CDS encoding nuclear transport factor 2 family protein, translating to MKSKLVLICLLIGISLSVNAQKKGFYENVQKKNINKLLDDFNTFAGNADFQNYFDCFAEESTFIGTDATEVWNKKEFMNWAKPFFDSKKTWNFKSLKRNIYFSKDGNYAWFDEILDTQMKICRGSGVLEKIGGKWKVKQYVLSMTIPNDVINDILKVKSPIEEALLERMK from the coding sequence ATGAAGTCAAAATTAGTTTTAATATGTCTTTTGATTGGGATTTCGTTGAGTGTAAATGCCCAAAAAAAAGGATTTTACGAAAATGTACAAAAGAAAAATATTAACAAATTGTTGGACGACTTCAACACATTTGCGGGGAATGCCGATTTTCAAAATTATTTCGATTGTTTTGCTGAAGAATCAACTTTTATTGGGACGGATGCAACAGAAGTTTGGAACAAAAAAGAATTTATGAATTGGGCAAAACCATTTTTTGATAGCAAAAAAACTTGGAATTTCAAATCTTTGAAACGTAATATCTATTTTAGTAAAGACGGAAATTACGCATGGTTTGATGAAATTCTGGATACCCAAATGAAAATTTGTCGCGGTTCTGGAGTTCTCGAAAAAATAGGGGGAAAATGGAAAGTTAAACAATATGTACTTTCTATGACTATTCCGAATGATGTTATTAACGATATATTGAAAGTGAAATCACCTATAGAAGAAGCTCTTTTAGAAAGGATGAAATAA
- a CDS encoding pirin family protein, translated as MKTIFYKSDSRGYADHGWLKSHHTFSFANYYNPERVNFGVLRVVNDDSVEAGMGFGRHPHRDMEIISIPLDGQLRHGDNMGNVGIIKKGDIQVLSAGTGIMHSEENASDVDDVKFLQIWLMPKENDVKPRYDQQNFEQKLVPNQLLQILSPNKDDDGVWIHQDAWFNWGKFTEDIDIDYQFHKEGNGLYIFVLEGAATIGDQKLSRRDAIGVWDINQLDLKVKKSSEILLMEVPMSLPV; from the coding sequence ATGAAAACAATATTTTATAAATCAGACAGTCGCGGATATGCGGATCATGGTTGGCTAAAAAGCCATCACACTTTTAGTTTTGCCAATTATTACAATCCAGAAAGAGTTAACTTCGGAGTGCTTCGAGTAGTTAATGATGATTCTGTAGAAGCAGGAATGGGCTTTGGACGTCATCCGCATCGCGATATGGAAATAATATCTATCCCATTAGATGGTCAGTTGCGACATGGTGACAATATGGGGAATGTTGGCATTATCAAAAAAGGTGATATCCAAGTTTTGTCAGCAGGTACTGGCATTATGCACTCTGAAGAAAATGCGAGTGATGTTGATGATGTTAAGTTTTTGCAAATTTGGTTAATGCCAAAAGAAAATGATGTGAAACCGCGTTATGACCAACAAAACTTTGAACAAAAATTAGTTCCCAATCAATTACTTCAAATTTTATCACCTAATAAAGATGATGATGGCGTTTGGATTCATCAAGATGCTTGGTTCAACTGGGGCAAATTCACGGAAGATATAGATATCGATTATCAATTTCATAAAGAAGGAAATGGCTTGTATATTTTTGTGTTAGAAGGCGCTGCAACGATAGGCGATCAAAAGTTGAGTCGTCGTGATGCGATTGGCGTTTGGGACATCAATCAATTAGATTTAAAAGTAAAAAAATCTTCAGAAATATTATTAATGGAAGTTCCTATGAGTTTGCCTGTATAA